A window from Theobroma cacao cultivar B97-61/B2 chromosome 3, Criollo_cocoa_genome_V2, whole genome shotgun sequence encodes these proteins:
- the LOC18507047 gene encoding 5-formyltetrahydrofolate cyclo-ligase, mitochondrial isoform X1, with protein sequence MSYTTAHFEAPFFRQPSSDPVGSQRTSIVAMFNNNQEQDHLESIFKQKRILRSKVRQALKSMDPSLRSQEDDVIQTIVLEAPWFKSSKRLCAYISCSALREVNTLKLLSQILQNPSADGSMLQTAKKLYVPRVEDKNCNMRMFHISRIDDLVANSMSILEPAPVDADGNEREDVMHANDAVDLVIMPGLAFDRSGRRLGRGGGYYDCFLKNYKELAKERNWKQPLFVALSYSVQIIDEVIPVTSNDALVDALVSPCGVVPISPAALESLTLAE encoded by the exons ATGTCTTACACCACAGCCCACTTCGAAGCACCTTTTTTTCGGCAACCATCCTCCGATCCAGTAGGCAGCCAGCGAACCTCCATCGTGGCAATGTTCAACAACAACCAAGAACAAGACCATCTTGAATCCATTTTCAAGCAAAAACGGATCCTCCGCTCCAAAGTCCGCCAAGCCCTCAAGTCCATGGACCCATCCCTCCGATCCCAAGAAG ATGATGTAATTCAGACTATAGTTTTGGAAGCTCCATGGTTTAAATCAAGTAAGAGATTATGTGCCTACATAAGCTGCAGTGCTTTACGAGAAGTCAATACCTTAAAATTGTTGTCTCAAATTCTGCAGAATCCATCCGCAG ATGGTAGTATGCTGCAGACTGCAAAAAAGCTTTATGTTCCGCGTGTAGAGGACAAGAACTGTAACATGAGGATGTTCCATATCTCACGCATTGATGATTTAGTTGCGAATTCGATGAGCATTTTGGAACCGGCTCCAGTTGATGCCGATGGAAATGAACGTGAAGATG TGATGCATGCAAATGATGCAGTTGATTTGGTCATTATGCCTG GACTTGCATTTGACAGATCTGGAAGACGGTTGGGCCGTGGTGGAGG GTATTATGATTGTTTCTTGAAGAACTACAAAGAGCTTGCTAAGGAAAGGAATTGGAAGCAACCACTCTTTG TTGCCCTGTCTTATTCTGTGCAGATAATTGATGAAGTTATACCCGTTACTTCAAATGATGCATTGGTGGATGCTCTAGTTTCACCATGTGGTGTGGTACCCATTAGCCCAGCTGCCTTAGAGAG TTTAACCCTGGCAGAATGA
- the LOC18507047 gene encoding 5-formyltetrahydrofolate cyclo-ligase, mitochondrial isoform X2: MSYTTAHFEAPFFRQPSSDPVGSQRTSIVAMFNNNQEQDHLESIFKQKRILRSKVRQALKSMDPSLRSQEDDVIQTIVLEAPWFKSNGSMLQTAKKLYVPRVEDKNCNMRMFHISRIDDLVANSMSILEPAPVDADGNEREDVMHANDAVDLVIMPGLAFDRSGRRLGRGGGYYDCFLKNYKELAKERNWKQPLFVALSYSVQIIDEVIPVTSNDALVDALVSPCGVVPISPAALESLTLAE; this comes from the exons ATGTCTTACACCACAGCCCACTTCGAAGCACCTTTTTTTCGGCAACCATCCTCCGATCCAGTAGGCAGCCAGCGAACCTCCATCGTGGCAATGTTCAACAACAACCAAGAACAAGACCATCTTGAATCCATTTTCAAGCAAAAACGGATCCTCCGCTCCAAAGTCCGCCAAGCCCTCAAGTCCATGGACCCATCCCTCCGATCCCAAGAAG ATGATGTAATTCAGACTATAGTTTTGGAAGCTCCATGGTTTAAATCAA ATGGTAGTATGCTGCAGACTGCAAAAAAGCTTTATGTTCCGCGTGTAGAGGACAAGAACTGTAACATGAGGATGTTCCATATCTCACGCATTGATGATTTAGTTGCGAATTCGATGAGCATTTTGGAACCGGCTCCAGTTGATGCCGATGGAAATGAACGTGAAGATG TGATGCATGCAAATGATGCAGTTGATTTGGTCATTATGCCTG GACTTGCATTTGACAGATCTGGAAGACGGTTGGGCCGTGGTGGAGG GTATTATGATTGTTTCTTGAAGAACTACAAAGAGCTTGCTAAGGAAAGGAATTGGAAGCAACCACTCTTTG TTGCCCTGTCTTATTCTGTGCAGATAATTGATGAAGTTATACCCGTTACTTCAAATGATGCATTGGTGGATGCTCTAGTTTCACCATGTGGTGTGGTACCCATTAGCCCAGCTGCCTTAGAGAG TTTAACCCTGGCAGAATGA
- the LOC18507047 gene encoding 5-formyltetrahydrofolate cyclo-ligase, mitochondrial isoform X3, whose product MSYTTAHFEAPFFRQPSSDPVGSQRTSIVAMFNNNQEQDHLESIFKQKRILRSKVRQALKSMDPSLRSQEDGSMLQTAKKLYVPRVEDKNCNMRMFHISRIDDLVANSMSILEPAPVDADGNEREDVMHANDAVDLVIMPGLAFDRSGRRLGRGGGYYDCFLKNYKELAKERNWKQPLFVALSYSVQIIDEVIPVTSNDALVDALVSPCGVVPISPAALESLTLAE is encoded by the exons ATGTCTTACACCACAGCCCACTTCGAAGCACCTTTTTTTCGGCAACCATCCTCCGATCCAGTAGGCAGCCAGCGAACCTCCATCGTGGCAATGTTCAACAACAACCAAGAACAAGACCATCTTGAATCCATTTTCAAGCAAAAACGGATCCTCCGCTCCAAAGTCCGCCAAGCCCTCAAGTCCATGGACCCATCCCTCCGATCCCAAGAAG ATGGTAGTATGCTGCAGACTGCAAAAAAGCTTTATGTTCCGCGTGTAGAGGACAAGAACTGTAACATGAGGATGTTCCATATCTCACGCATTGATGATTTAGTTGCGAATTCGATGAGCATTTTGGAACCGGCTCCAGTTGATGCCGATGGAAATGAACGTGAAGATG TGATGCATGCAAATGATGCAGTTGATTTGGTCATTATGCCTG GACTTGCATTTGACAGATCTGGAAGACGGTTGGGCCGTGGTGGAGG GTATTATGATTGTTTCTTGAAGAACTACAAAGAGCTTGCTAAGGAAAGGAATTGGAAGCAACCACTCTTTG TTGCCCTGTCTTATTCTGTGCAGATAATTGATGAAGTTATACCCGTTACTTCAAATGATGCATTGGTGGATGCTCTAGTTTCACCATGTGGTGTGGTACCCATTAGCCCAGCTGCCTTAGAGAG TTTAACCCTGGCAGAATGA
- the LOC18507046 gene encoding germin-like protein subfamily T member 2: MASSITSLRFHLLCCLTAVWLLIPPSHSADPDPLQDFCVANISASISVNGFPCKPASEVTLEDFFFDGFTKEGNTSNIFASSLTPANVLTFPGLNTLGIAMNRVDFAPGGINPPHWHLRASETGVVIEGKLLVGFVTTNNVFYSKVLSAGQMFVIPRGLVHFQLNVGEGKALAFTAFNSHLPGAAVVPFNLFASSIPNEVLTKTFQVDTDLINTIRSKFGS; this comes from the coding sequence ATGGCTTCCTCCATAACGAGCTTGCGCTTCCACCTACTATGCTGCCTTACAGCGGTCTGGCTTCTAATTCCACCTTCACATTCAGCTGACCCCGATCCCTTACAGGACTTCTGTGTAGCAAACATCAGTGCCTCTATATCTGTTAATGGTTTCCCTTGCAAACCAGCATCCGAAGTAACTTTGGAggactttttctttgatggtTTTACCAAGGAAGGTAACACAAGCAACATCTTCGCATCCTCCCTCACACCGGCAAATGTCCTTACGTTCCCGGGGCTAAATACTCTTGGAATTGCGATGAATCGGGTGGACTTTGCCCCTGGTGGAATCAACCCTCCCCATTGGCATCTTCGTGCAAGCGAGACTGGTGTGGTCATTGAAGGGAAGCTCCTTGTAGGTTTTGTGACAACTAACAATGTATTTTACTCTAAAGTGTTGAGTGCAGGGCAGATGTTTGTGATCCCTCGGGGACTTGTGCACTTCCAACTTAATGTTGGAGAAGGAAAGGCACTAGCTTTCACGGCTTTCAACAGCCACCTGCCTGGTGCTGCGGTCGTGCCCTTTAATCTCTTCGCTTCTTCAATTCCAAACGAAGTGTTAACCAAGACCTTCCAAGTGGATACGGATCTTATCAATACTATACGATCCAAGTTTGGGTCGTAA
- the LOC18507045 gene encoding transcription factor bHLH79, translating into MDPPLINESSFSAANPSSYSLAEIWPFPINPRSDPNVATAGRLGVRMGNLGGFGESSGHRDGSMEESTVTEQSVGCGGRRKRKDLSSEDESSKIVSTTSANELNDSNGKRMKSSSTKNENADSKAELEASSAAGSKPEQYSKPAEPPKQDYIHVRARRGQATDSHSLAERARREKISERMKILQDLVPGCNKVIGKALVLDEIINYIQSLQRQVEFLSMKLEAVNSRMNMSPSIEGFHSKDLGSQPFDAAGMIFGSQAAREYAQGSEPEWLQMHVGGNFERAT; encoded by the exons ATGGATCCTCCATTGATCAATGAGTCATCTTTTTCAGCAGCCAATCCTTCATCTTACAGCCTTGCTGAGATTTGGCCTTTCCCAATAAACCCACGCTCTGACCCAAATGTTGCAACTGCAGGGAGATTGGGCGTCCGAATGGGCAATTTGGGCGGGTTTGGGGAGAGTTCGGGTCACAGAGATGGGTCCATGGAGGAATCTACTGTGACTGAGCAGAGTGTTGGATGTGGAGGTCGGAGAAAAAGGAAGGATTTGAGCTCTGAAGATGAGTCTTCCAAGATTGTTTCTACTACCAGTGCAAATGAATTG AATGATTCAAATGGAAAACGGATGAAATCGTCATCGACAAAGAATGAAAATGCAGATTCTAAAGCTGAGCTGGAAGCAAGTTCTGCAGCTGGTAGCAAGCCAGAACAGTATAGTAAACCTGCTGAACCGCCTAAGCAAGACTATATTCATGTCAGAGCTAGAAGGGGTCAAGCCACAGATAGTCATAGTCTGGCTGAGAGA GCCAGGAGAGAGAAGATTAGCGAAAGGATGAAGATTCTTCAAGATTTGGTACCTGGATGTAATAAG GTCATTGGAAAAGCACTCGTCCTTGATgagataattaattatatccAGTCGCTGCAGCGGCAGGTTGAG TTCCTGTCAATGAAGCTAGAAGCAGTTAATTCAAGGATGAACATGAGTCCTAGCATCGAAGGCTTTCATTCGAAGGAT CTTGGTTCACAACCATTTGATGCTGCTGGAATGATATTTGGCTCACAAGCGGCAAGGGAATATGCTCAAGGATCAGAACCTGAGTGGCTGCAGATGCATGTTGgtggaaattttgaaagggCAACTTAA